The Thermosynechococcus sp. genome has a segment encoding these proteins:
- the guaA gene encoding glutamine-hydrolyzing GMP synthase: protein MTHSTLYQPTTAPGQGLQRQLIVILDFGSQYSELIARRIRETQVYSEVISYRTTAEQLAQLAPKGIILSGGPNSVYDEHAPQCDPQIWNLGIPILGVCYGMQLMVQQLGGRVERAIAGEYGKAALFIDDPTDLLTNVEQETVMWMSHGDSVTALPPGFRVLAHTHNTPMAAIAHPERKLYGVQFHPEVVHSVGGIALIRNFVYHICDCEPTWTTAAFIEEAIREVRAKVGDKRVLLALSGGVDSSTLAFLLHRAIGDQLTCMFIDQGFMRKGEPERLLKLFQEQFHIKVEYVNARDRFLAQLVGVTDPEEKRKRIGHEFIRVFEEESQRLGPFDYLAQGTLYPDVIESANTNIDPQTGERVAVKIKSHHNVGGLPENLRFKLVEPLRKLFKDEVRQVGRSLGLPEEIVRRHPFPGPGLAIRILGEVTPERLEILRDADLIVRQEINRAEMYHDFWQAFAVLLPIRTVGVMGDQRTYAYPVVLRFVTSEDGMTADWARVPYDVLERISNRIVNEVPGVNRVVYDITSKPPGTIEWE, encoded by the coding sequence TTGACTCACTCCACCCTCTACCAACCGACAACAGCCCCTGGCCAAGGCCTGCAACGCCAACTCATTGTCATTCTTGATTTTGGGTCGCAATACTCGGAACTGATTGCCCGCCGCATTCGGGAGACCCAAGTCTATTCCGAGGTCATTTCCTATCGCACCACCGCTGAGCAACTCGCCCAATTGGCACCCAAGGGCATTATTCTCTCCGGTGGCCCCAACTCTGTCTATGACGAACATGCGCCCCAATGCGATCCGCAGATCTGGAACCTGGGGATTCCCATTCTTGGGGTGTGCTACGGCATGCAACTGATGGTGCAACAGTTGGGGGGAAGGGTGGAGCGAGCGATCGCCGGCGAGTATGGCAAGGCGGCGCTTTTTATTGATGACCCCACGGATCTGCTCACCAATGTTGAGCAGGAAACGGTTATGTGGATGAGCCATGGCGATAGTGTCACCGCGTTGCCCCCTGGTTTTCGTGTCTTGGCGCATACCCACAATACGCCAATGGCAGCGATCGCCCATCCCGAGCGGAAACTCTATGGAGTGCAGTTTCACCCAGAGGTGGTGCATTCTGTGGGGGGCATTGCCCTGATTCGCAACTTTGTCTATCACATTTGTGATTGCGAACCCACTTGGACAACCGCTGCCTTCATTGAAGAAGCCATCCGCGAAGTGCGAGCCAAAGTGGGCGACAAACGGGTCCTCCTTGCCCTGTCGGGGGGGGTAGATTCCTCAACATTGGCGTTTTTACTGCACCGTGCCATTGGCGATCAACTCACCTGCATGTTTATTGACCAGGGGTTCATGCGCAAGGGTGAGCCGGAGCGGCTGCTCAAGCTCTTTCAGGAGCAGTTTCACATCAAAGTGGAGTACGTCAATGCCCGCGATCGCTTCCTTGCCCAACTGGTGGGGGTCACCGATCCTGAAGAAAAGCGCAAACGCATTGGCCATGAATTTATCCGCGTTTTCGAAGAAGAATCACAGCGGCTAGGTCCCTTTGACTACTTAGCGCAGGGAACCCTTTATCCCGATGTCATTGAATCTGCCAATACCAACATTGACCCCCAAACTGGTGAGCGCGTAGCAGTGAAAATTAAGAGCCACCACAATGTTGGCGGCCTGCCGGAGAACTTGCGTTTTAAGCTGGTGGAACCCCTACGCAAGCTCTTTAAGGATGAAGTGCGCCAAGTGGGGCGATCGCTGGGGCTACCCGAAGAAATTGTGCGGCGCCATCCCTTTCCCGGTCCCGGTTTAGCAATTCGGATTCTGGGGGAAGTGACCCCGGAACGTCTAGAGATTCTGCGGGATGCGGATCTAATTGTGCGGCAGGAAATTAACCGCGCTGAGATGTACCACGACTTTTGGCAAGCCTTTGCGGTGTTACTGCCGATTCGCACCGTGGGAGTCATGGGGGATCAGCGCACCTATGCCTATCCAGTGGTGCTGCGATTTGTCACCAGCGAAGATGGCATGACCGCTGACTGGGCACGGGTTCCCTACGACGTCCTGGAGCGAATTTCTAACCGCATTGTCAATGAAGTGCCGGGGGTCAATCGGGTGGTCTATGACATTACCTCCAAGCCGCCGGGAACTATTGAGTGGGAGTAA
- a CDS encoding Mrp/NBP35 family ATP-binding protein codes for MSAPLTVESVLAVLRPVEDPELRRSLVELNMIRDVAIEDGTVRFTLVLTTPACPLREFIVEDCKKAVFALPGVMDVQVAVTAETPQQKSLPDRTDVPGVKNIIAVSSGKGGVGKSTVAVNLALALAQAGAAVGIIDADIYGPNVPTMLGLEEAIVEVRKEARGDVLLPPVAHGLKVVSMAFLIDRDQPVIWRGPMLNGIIRQFLYQSDWGTLDYLIVDLPPGTGDAQLTLAQAVPMAGVVIVTTPQPVALGDARRGLRMFQQLGVTVLGLVENMSYFIPPDLPNRRYDIFGSGGGEALAAEVGVPLLGQIPLELPVREGGDLGQPILIADPQSAAAQALRAIAQQVAARVSVAALSSVG; via the coding sequence ATGAGTGCCCCCTTAACCGTTGAATCTGTTTTAGCAGTGCTGCGCCCCGTTGAAGATCCGGAGCTGCGGCGATCGCTGGTGGAGTTGAACATGATCCGCGATGTCGCCATTGAGGATGGCACGGTTCGTTTTACACTGGTGCTGACAACCCCCGCCTGCCCCCTACGGGAATTCATTGTCGAAGATTGCAAAAAGGCCGTCTTTGCCCTACCGGGGGTAATGGATGTGCAAGTGGCAGTGACCGCTGAAACGCCCCAGCAAAAAAGTCTGCCCGATCGTACCGATGTACCAGGGGTCAAAAACATTATTGCCGTCTCCAGTGGTAAAGGGGGGGTTGGCAAAAGCACTGTTGCTGTGAATTTAGCCCTGGCCCTTGCCCAAGCGGGGGCTGCCGTCGGCATTATTGATGCGGATATCTATGGACCCAATGTCCCCACAATGCTGGGGCTAGAGGAGGCCATTGTCGAAGTGCGCAAGGAAGCAAGAGGCGATGTCCTGTTACCCCCAGTGGCCCACGGCTTGAAAGTGGTCTCCATGGCCTTCCTGATTGATCGCGATCAGCCAGTCATTTGGCGCGGTCCCATGCTCAATGGCATTATTCGCCAATTTCTCTACCAGAGTGACTGGGGAACGTTGGACTATCTCATTGTGGATTTGCCGCCCGGTACGGGAGATGCTCAGCTCACTTTGGCACAGGCGGTGCCCATGGCAGGGGTAGTGATTGTCACAACACCCCAACCTGTGGCCCTTGGGGATGCGCGGCGGGGATTGCGGATGTTCCAGCAGTTGGGGGTAACGGTCCTGGGGTTAGTGGAAAATATGAGCTACTTTATTCCCCCTGATCTGCCCAATCGTCGCTATGACATTTTTGGCAGTGGCGGTGGCGAAGCCTTGGCAGCGGAAGTGGGTGTGCCGCTTTTGGGACAGATACCCTTGGAATTGCCCGTGCGCGAAGGGGGAGACTTGGGTCAACCGATTCTGATAGCGGATCCGCAGTCTGCTGCTGCTCAAGCGCTGCGGGCGATCGCCCAACAGGTGGCAGCACGAGTCTCTGTGGCTGCCCTGAGCTCTGTGGGATGA
- the lspA gene encoding signal peptidase II, with translation MSSQRFKIKNFLFWWAAGLALASDRLTKAWIVATYALTVPPQTTPIIPGVFHITYVTNTGAAFSLFANGSLWLRWLSLIVSLGLITWAILGPRLDRWQQVGYGCLLGGALGNGIDRFLTGEVVDFLDFRWIQFPVFNVADIAINIGIGCLLWSAWHQR, from the coding sequence ATGAGCAGTCAGCGGTTCAAGATCAAGAACTTCCTCTTTTGGTGGGCTGCTGGTCTTGCCTTAGCTAGCGATCGCCTGACCAAAGCATGGATTGTGGCCACCTATGCCCTCACAGTGCCGCCGCAAACAACGCCCATTATCCCGGGTGTCTTTCACATTACCTACGTTACGAATACTGGAGCAGCCTTTAGCCTCTTTGCCAATGGCAGTCTCTGGTTGCGCTGGCTGTCTCTCATTGTTAGCTTGGGGCTGATCACTTGGGCAATTCTAGGTCCGCGGTTAGATCGCTGGCAGCAGGTGGGCTATGGTTGTTTACTGGGTGGCGCCTTGGGCAATGGCATTGATCGCTTTCTCACGGGTGAGGTGGTTGACTTCTTAGATTTTCGCTGGATTCAATTTCCCGTCTTTAATGTGGCAGATATTGCCATCAACATCGGCATTGGGTGTCTTTTGTGGTCCGCGTGGCACCAACGCTAG
- a CDS encoding metallophosphoesterase family protein, producing MDSRLILIGDVHGHYAGLCHLLDLISPTAGDRLYFLGDLVDRGPKSAAVVELVRQGGYGALRGNHEDMMLLTFEGKQINPARLLVWSQSGGDETLASYTSTELLWEHLDWLHTVPLYQDLGDVFIVHAGLNPALPLEQQTQQECCWIRESFLAHPRPYFTDKTIVIGHTITFTFPRVQAGQIVRGAGWLDIETGAYHQRSGYLTALDWTNQWVYQVNVLYGGTRQGELDTFVVDLAELSWSRG from the coding sequence GTGGACAGCCGCCTGATCCTGATTGGGGATGTGCATGGTCACTACGCGGGTCTGTGCCATTTGCTGGATCTCATTTCACCCACAGCGGGCGATCGCCTCTACTTCCTTGGTGACCTTGTGGATCGAGGCCCCAAGAGTGCCGCCGTAGTTGAATTGGTGCGACAGGGTGGCTATGGTGCCCTACGGGGTAACCATGAGGATATGATGCTTCTCACCTTTGAGGGCAAACAAATCAATCCGGCACGACTCTTGGTTTGGTCCCAAAGTGGTGGGGATGAGACTCTTGCCAGCTACACTTCCACAGAGTTGCTTTGGGAACACTTGGATTGGCTGCACACAGTGCCCCTCTATCAAGATTTAGGGGATGTGTTTATTGTCCATGCGGGACTGAATCCGGCATTGCCCCTAGAACAGCAAACTCAGCAAGAGTGTTGCTGGATTCGCGAGTCCTTTTTAGCTCACCCCCGCCCCTACTTTACAGATAAAACTATTGTGATTGGACACACCATTACCTTTACGTTTCCCAGGGTTCAAGCAGGACAAATTGTGCGGGGGGCCGGTTGGCTAGACATTGAAACCGGTGCTTACCATCAGCGCAGTGGCTACCTGACTGCCCTCGACTGGACCAATCAATGGGTCTATCAAGTGAATGTGCTCTACGGTGGTACTCGCCAGGGGGAACTGGACACATTTGTCGTTGATTTGGCAGAGTTGTCTTGGAGCAGGGGCTAG
- a CDS encoding DUF3370 domain-containing protein — MLAPIFVAQAALATPPQHSSTVIQEYSPRSNVVVQANAVPIKVLPPEVSSPPAATAYVTPTHFAYFPQDIRPLPGQLDDVPVFNSNSPEMVRSEGILLSTFPPQGKWQPGAHLNYPLEGRFDVFAHHITQSNRAVSTPTLYLGLLAYNPTDRYVTVRFHQAASFLSTPDAPFRDLPAMVDNPTGFVFSGPGSRVTNQVLRGVRQTFFPSQVTIPPREARMLANLPLPLPTQFPNAVLNRVRAELMLNGDGTVGPKLPLIPDPNPFGDVSSSNGRSTLMYLESSGPIYLAQMAMFARVNEQGIERAPTLEEWWAMLHRGQLVTPRDIPPTPPNSDRFGRFFYGRVAGVSQGSRWQATLTDYQTHGQALTIPAPGRAISYGISTLHGGTLGTGQIQSAPMLVRYPDTAYYAHGNYGVHYSLTLPLVNNTRQLQSVVLTLQTPVKQDHRSVVLKFLEPPAPQVFFRGTVRVRFTDDLGQMQERYVHLVQRRGQRGEPLVTLNMRPGQKRNVTVDLLYPPDATPPQVLTVATLLGPSYENTTQVPVAPNSLSLTPVTTP; from the coding sequence ATGCTGGCTCCCATTTTTGTGGCACAAGCCGCTCTTGCAACTCCACCCCAACATTCATCCACCGTCATACAGGAATATTCGCCTCGCTCAAATGTTGTTGTTCAAGCCAATGCCGTACCCATCAAGGTCCTACCCCCTGAAGTCTCTTCCCCACCGGCTGCAACGGCCTACGTCACACCCACCCACTTTGCCTACTTTCCCCAAGACATTCGTCCACTGCCCGGTCAATTAGACGATGTGCCAGTCTTTAACAGCAACAGTCCAGAGATGGTACGCTCAGAGGGGATTCTCCTCTCGACCTTTCCACCCCAAGGGAAATGGCAACCAGGGGCTCACCTGAACTATCCCCTAGAGGGGCGCTTTGATGTTTTTGCCCACCACATTACCCAATCCAATCGGGCGGTGAGTACGCCCACCCTCTATTTAGGACTACTGGCCTACAACCCAACCGATCGCTATGTCACGGTGAGATTTCATCAAGCCGCTAGTTTTTTAAGTACTCCAGATGCCCCTTTCCGCGATTTGCCCGCCATGGTCGATAACCCCACTGGCTTTGTTTTTTCAGGGCCTGGGAGTCGAGTCACCAACCAAGTGCTGCGGGGGGTACGCCAAACCTTCTTTCCCTCACAGGTCACGATTCCCCCGCGCGAAGCGCGGATGCTGGCTAATCTGCCGCTGCCGTTGCCCACCCAGTTTCCCAATGCAGTCCTCAATCGTGTCCGCGCAGAGTTGATGCTCAATGGCGATGGCACGGTCGGTCCCAAGTTGCCCCTAATCCCGGATCCAAATCCCTTTGGTGATGTCTCCTCCTCCAATGGCCGCTCAACCCTGATGTACTTAGAAAGCAGTGGCCCGATTTATCTGGCACAAATGGCAATGTTTGCCCGCGTCAACGAGCAGGGCATCGAACGGGCACCCACCCTAGAGGAATGGTGGGCAATGCTCCACCGGGGTCAACTGGTTACTCCCCGTGACATTCCACCGACTCCCCCCAACAGTGATCGATTTGGTCGCTTCTTCTATGGCCGTGTCGCCGGGGTCAGTCAAGGCTCTCGCTGGCAAGCCACCCTTACCGATTACCAAACCCATGGACAGGCTTTAACAATTCCTGCACCGGGGCGAGCCATCTCCTATGGGATTAGTACGCTCCACGGCGGCACCCTTGGCACGGGTCAAATTCAAAGTGCGCCCATGTTGGTACGCTATCCAGACACTGCCTACTATGCCCACGGCAATTACGGTGTTCACTACAGTTTGACCTTGCCCTTGGTCAACAATACCCGCCAGTTGCAGTCCGTAGTGCTAACGCTGCAAACCCCTGTCAAGCAAGATCACCGCAGTGTTGTCCTCAAATTTTTGGAACCGCCAGCCCCCCAGGTCTTTTTCCGAGGAACGGTGCGCGTCCGCTTCACAGATGATTTAGGACAGATGCAAGAGCGCTATGTTCATTTGGTCCAGCGGCGGGGTCAGCGGGGAGAACCGTTAGTAACGTTAAATATGCGTCCAGGTCAAAAAAGGAATGTTACTGTAGATCTCCTCTATCCGCCCGATGCAACCCCACCCCAAGTGCTGACAGTGGCGACATTACTTGGCCCTAGCTATGAGAACACCACTCAAGTGCCCGTCGCTCCCAATTCTCTCTCCCTCACACCTGTCACTACACCCTAG
- a CDS encoding response regulator transcription factor — translation MKPRILIIDDDPAIADVLAINLQMAGYEVTKSLDGMQGQALAVQLSPDLILLDLMLPQVDGFTICQRLRRDPRTQDIPILMLTALSQTHNKVEGFNAGADDYLTKPFELEEMLARVRALLRRADRIPATAGHREILSYGPLTLVPERFEVSWFGKIIKLTRLEFELLHCLLQRHGQTVSPSEILKEVWGYDPDDDIETIRVHVRHLRTKLEPDPRNPRYIKTVYGAGYCLELPSHIEPPNAS, via the coding sequence ATGAAGCCCCGCATCTTAATCATTGATGATGACCCTGCGATCGCTGACGTTTTGGCAATTAACCTGCAAATGGCGGGCTACGAGGTCACAAAGTCCTTAGATGGGATGCAAGGCCAAGCCCTCGCTGTGCAACTCTCTCCCGACCTGATTCTCCTTGACCTGATGTTGCCCCAAGTAGATGGCTTTACCATTTGCCAACGCCTGCGACGCGATCCGCGTACCCAAGATATTCCGATTTTGATGCTGACGGCCCTGAGCCAAACCCATAATAAGGTGGAGGGGTTTAATGCCGGCGCTGATGACTATCTCACCAAACCCTTTGAATTGGAGGAAATGCTGGCACGAGTACGCGCCCTCTTGCGACGGGCCGATCGCATTCCTGCCACAGCAGGCCATCGAGAAATCCTCAGCTATGGTCCCTTGACCCTAGTGCCCGAACGATTTGAGGTCTCTTGGTTTGGCAAAATCATTAAGCTAACACGCCTTGAGTTTGAACTGCTCCACTGTCTGCTGCAACGCCACGGCCAAACCGTTTCTCCCAGTGAAATCCTTAAGGAAGTCTGGGGCTATGACCCCGATGATGACATTGAAACCATCCGCGTCCATGTGCGTCACCTGCGCACCAAACTGGAACCCGATCCCCGCAATCCTCGCTATATCAAAACGGTTTATGGCGCTGGGTATTGTTTAGAGTTGCCAAGTCATATTGAACCCCCCAATGCCTCCTAG
- a CDS encoding NYN domain-containing protein, translating to MKPELWFVAPISAIALGGIATLIQPQQPLAALLGSGIGALAGAPLIEKNQRRSDRLLQDLHSFLVSFPETTELKTHLLQRLEQQHQQLTDLKQQLHQVLPEALRPIPNEIAQTLQPLIETIHAQSAALQTIQTLLQRPHPPAHTLKTAVLYDIENLVFNQGQRLDPAKVNELVSLDKILESIKSTIDLGEIAIKRAYGNWQNKTLQALNDQLKRSQIQQVPVYGHNRDQRNAADIQLALDAIDLIHHYPDINTFVLISGDGGFGSIALRLRDYGKTVIGCAYWNAASLSFQKVCHQFIFLENPFIDSPSTNGRNGTPFPRQSNPASTTSQAAPLLSSRLPIEPLNYNQIPGSAIGQRETEKLLELLSHYTSDPAKSQELVNGIVFDTVFLDIKSVLPQLDPLRFGFLKPSSWVAYLADQHQLPICVAVNSQLRKAVLCWRNKLPEDCTVHTHKPQSIHTVSIYRALFAHEVAGDSLLTNVGHWLIAHRPRNVASRRITNAIFEQIPKEGQPISETGIKRAIANYVKAGILTRALSSSGDTLTLNPAIKDFPSLVIELQTRFRQAVEERLSRIGETINEQVFAQAVPLQPLQLPSKSPEKAPEPPS from the coding sequence ATGAAGCCAGAGCTTTGGTTCGTTGCTCCCATTAGCGCGATCGCCCTCGGTGGTATTGCCACGCTGATTCAACCCCAACAACCCTTAGCAGCCCTTTTAGGGAGTGGTATTGGTGCCCTTGCGGGTGCTCCCCTCATTGAAAAGAACCAACGCCGTAGCGATCGCCTGCTTCAAGACCTTCACAGCTTCCTCGTATCTTTCCCAGAGACTACCGAACTCAAAACACATCTGCTGCAAAGACTCGAGCAACAACACCAACAACTCACTGACCTCAAACAACAACTGCATCAAGTACTGCCCGAAGCCCTGCGCCCGATTCCCAACGAGATAGCCCAGACACTACAGCCACTGATTGAAACCATTCACGCCCAAAGTGCGGCGCTGCAAACTATTCAGACCCTACTGCAAAGACCCCACCCCCCCGCACATACCCTAAAAACCGCTGTCCTCTACGACATTGAGAACTTAGTCTTTAACCAAGGGCAGCGGTTAGACCCCGCCAAAGTCAATGAGCTTGTGTCCCTAGACAAGATTCTGGAGTCAATTAAAAGCACCATTGATCTGGGGGAAATTGCCATCAAGCGCGCCTATGGCAACTGGCAAAATAAAACGCTTCAAGCCCTTAACGATCAACTCAAGCGCTCACAGATTCAACAGGTTCCTGTCTATGGCCACAATCGAGATCAACGCAATGCCGCTGACATTCAGCTCGCCCTCGATGCCATTGACTTGATTCACCACTATCCTGACATCAACACCTTCGTTCTGATCTCCGGTGATGGTGGGTTTGGCTCCATTGCCCTGCGCCTGCGCGACTACGGCAAAACTGTGATTGGCTGTGCCTATTGGAATGCTGCTAGTCTCAGCTTTCAGAAGGTTTGCCACCAATTTATTTTCCTTGAGAATCCCTTCATTGATTCCCCCTCAACCAATGGGAGAAACGGCACGCCTTTCCCTCGTCAATCCAATCCAGCCAGCACGACAAGTCAGGCTGCACCGTTATTGTCTTCTCGCTTACCCATTGAGCCATTGAACTATAATCAAATTCCCGGGAGTGCTATCGGCCAACGGGAAACCGAAAAACTACTGGAACTGTTGTCTCACTATACTAGCGACCCGGCAAAATCCCAGGAACTAGTCAACGGAATTGTTTTTGATACTGTCTTTTTGGATATTAAATCGGTACTTCCCCAACTGGACCCATTGCGGTTTGGTTTCCTCAAGCCCTCCAGCTGGGTGGCTTATCTAGCCGATCAGCATCAGTTACCTATTTGCGTTGCCGTGAATAGTCAATTGCGCAAAGCTGTTCTCTGTTGGCGAAATAAGCTCCCCGAGGACTGCACAGTTCATACCCATAAGCCACAGAGTATCCACACTGTCTCGATTTATCGCGCCCTTTTTGCCCATGAAGTCGCCGGAGATTCCCTCTTAACTAACGTCGGACACTGGTTAATCGCTCATCGCCCCCGCAATGTGGCCTCGAGAAGAATTACTAACGCCATTTTTGAGCAGATCCCCAAGGAGGGGCAGCCAATTAGTGAGACGGGAATCAAGCGGGCGATCGCCAACTATGTCAAAGCGGGTATTCTAACGCGCGCCTTATCCTCCAGTGGTGACACCCTTACCCTCAACCCTGCCATCAAGGACTTTCCTAGTTTGGTTATCGAGCTGCAAACCCGTTTTCGCCAAGCTGTGGAAGAGCGCCTCAGCAGGATTGGTGAGACAATCAATGAGCAGGTCTTTGCCCAAGCGGTTCCCCTGCAGCCGCTGCAACTGCCTTCAAAGAGTCCAGAGAAGGCACCAGAACCTCCCTCCTAG
- the rlmN gene encoding 23S rRNA (adenine(2503)-C(2))-methyltransferase RlmN, whose amino-acid sequence MVLLGQSAAELKAWVEAQGQPGYRGQQLHQWLYQKGARSLQEITVFPKQWRDALTGVEIGRSEIRHRHDAQDGTVKLLLTLADGETIETVGIPSGDRLTVCVSSQVGCPMACDFCATGKGGYRRNLACHEIVDQVLTIQSEMGRRVSHVVFMGMGEPLLNLPAVVQAITCLNRDIGIGQRHITISTVGIPQQIQRLAQHQLQTTLAVSLHAPNQALREQLIPSAKHYPLSQLIADCRAYVQHTGRRITFEYTVLAGVNDRPQHAEALAQLLRGFQSHVNLIPYNPIVEAAYQRPTDQRLQQFLNQLQARGVTASIRRSRGLDQQAACGQLRQAQLIA is encoded by the coding sequence ATGGTACTGCTGGGACAGTCCGCAGCAGAACTGAAAGCATGGGTAGAAGCCCAAGGGCAGCCCGGCTATCGGGGGCAACAACTCCATCAGTGGCTCTATCAAAAGGGGGCGCGATCGCTCCAAGAGATCACTGTCTTTCCGAAACAGTGGCGTGATGCCCTTACAGGTGTAGAGATTGGCCGCTCAGAGATTCGCCACCGCCATGATGCCCAGGATGGCACAGTGAAGCTGCTGTTGACCTTAGCCGATGGTGAAACCATTGAAACGGTAGGCATTCCCAGTGGCGATCGCCTGACGGTCTGCGTGTCTTCCCAAGTCGGCTGCCCAATGGCTTGTGATTTTTGTGCCACCGGTAAAGGGGGGTACCGCCGCAATCTGGCGTGCCACGAAATCGTGGATCAGGTGCTCACGATCCAAAGTGAAATGGGGCGCCGTGTCAGCCATGTGGTATTCATGGGCATGGGCGAACCCCTGCTAAACTTACCTGCTGTTGTGCAGGCGATCACCTGTCTCAATCGCGATATTGGCATTGGTCAGCGGCACATCACCATTTCCACCGTGGGCATTCCCCAACAAATTCAGCGACTGGCACAGCACCAATTGCAAACCACCCTTGCGGTCAGCCTCCATGCCCCCAACCAAGCCCTACGCGAGCAACTTATTCCCAGTGCCAAGCATTATCCCCTCAGCCAGTTAATTGCCGACTGTCGTGCCTATGTGCAACACACCGGTCGCCGCATTACCTTTGAATACACTGTTCTGGCGGGGGTCAACGATCGCCCCCAGCACGCCGAGGCGCTGGCGCAGCTATTGCGGGGCTTCCAAAGCCATGTCAACCTGATTCCCTACAATCCCATTGTTGAGGCAGCCTATCAACGTCCCACGGATCAGCGCCTGCAGCAATTTCTCAATCAACTGCAAGCCCGAGGGGTTACAGCCAGCATTCGGCGCTCGCGGGGTCTAGATCAGCAAGCTGCCTGTGGCCAATTGCGCCAAGCCCAACTCATTGCCTAA
- a CDS encoding TPR domain-containing glycosyltransferase has protein sequence MAPLLSLCMIVKNEAHQLRRCLQSVQPWVDEIIIVDTGSTDETITIAREFTPHVHSVLWQGDFAAARNASLAHATGEWVFYIDADEELVVTDAHWQDQLTAPSAHAMNQWSLLRREQSSDRNWSEFWNVRFGRRFPDLHFAGALHEQLYYREREAVVGQLQGVYLIHHNQQSQEQFLAKIRDRNIPILEKMVQQGDRRLQTLVCLGDHYAACGDSDRSQAWYEQALEQIAPAVQQGILPRDTTWLRHLLFWVSYHAFAAKDYETAQYYLSYGLRFFDCYPPLLYVAGLFVFELGLQRGALPYFHRCLDLFEAGTYDRTEPFDRQWMTTQPAYSLGYTYMTLQERDRAIAYFQKTLKFNPDYPPAQMYLQQLLTASANQG, from the coding sequence ATGGCTCCCCTGCTGTCCCTGTGCATGATTGTCAAAAACGAAGCCCATCAATTGCGGCGTTGCTTGCAGTCGGTTCAGCCTTGGGTGGATGAAATTATTATTGTGGACACAGGCTCCACCGATGAGACGATCACCATTGCCCGCGAATTTACCCCCCATGTCCATTCAGTGCTCTGGCAGGGGGACTTTGCTGCTGCCCGCAATGCCTCCCTAGCCCACGCAACCGGGGAGTGGGTCTTTTACATTGATGCCGATGAAGAATTGGTGGTTACGGATGCCCACTGGCAAGATCAATTGACTGCGCCGAGTGCCCATGCCATGAATCAGTGGAGTCTGCTGCGCCGTGAACAGTCTAGCGATCGCAACTGGAGTGAATTTTGGAATGTGCGCTTTGGCCGCCGCTTCCCCGACCTCCATTTTGCCGGAGCACTCCATGAGCAACTCTACTATCGAGAACGAGAAGCGGTGGTGGGTCAATTGCAGGGGGTTTATCTCATTCACCACAACCAACAAAGCCAAGAGCAATTCCTGGCCAAAATTCGCGATCGCAATATCCCTATCCTCGAGAAAATGGTGCAGCAGGGCGATCGCCGACTGCAAACCTTGGTCTGCCTTGGGGATCACTACGCCGCCTGTGGCGATAGCGATCGCTCCCAAGCATGGTATGAACAAGCCCTCGAGCAGATTGCCCCTGCCGTCCAACAAGGGATACTCCCTAGGGACACCACCTGGCTACGTCATCTTCTCTTTTGGGTTAGTTACCACGCCTTTGCAGCCAAGGACTACGAAACCGCTCAGTATTACCTCAGCTATGGCCTGCGCTTCTTTGATTGCTATCCGCCCTTGCTCTATGTGGCTGGGCTATTTGTCTTTGAGCTAGGTTTGCAGCGGGGGGCGCTGCCCTACTTTCACCGCTGTTTAGACCTTTTTGAGGCGGGCACCTACGATCGAACGGAACCTTTTGATCGCCAGTGGATGACCACCCAGCCCGCCTACAGTCTGGGCTACACCTATATGACCCTTCAGGAGCGCGATCGCGCCATTGCCTATTTTCAAAAGACCCTTAAATTTAACCCTGACTATCCCCCTGCTCAGATGTACCTGCAACAACTGCTGACGGCATCGGCAAATCAAGGGTAA
- the sipA gene encoding regulatory protein SipA: protein MEDVFAVGDRVRLVELPPYVKTAEPMPMLRPASILTLGEEGVILGQQPGNYWVVRLERGAFLLEAKYLKRV from the coding sequence ATGGAAGACGTCTTTGCAGTGGGCGATCGCGTTCGCCTTGTGGAACTGCCACCCTATGTGAAAACAGCGGAACCGATGCCAATGTTGCGTCCCGCCAGTATCCTCACCCTCGGTGAAGAAGGGGTTATTCTAGGCCAGCAACCGGGAAACTATTGGGTGGTGCGACTCGAGCGGGGTGCCTTTTTGCTGGAAGCCAAGTATTTGAAGCGGGTTTAA